In the Arachis ipaensis cultivar K30076 chromosome B10, Araip1.1, whole genome shotgun sequence genome, one interval contains:
- the LOC107621640 gene encoding carbamoyl-phosphate synthase small chain, chloroplastic-like, which translates to MATKAFSVSFADVTNSVSFPFASKPPTASPRHCVFSLTCSAGKGERPWKTSDARLVLQDGSIWNAKSFGASGTQVGEVVFNTSLTGYQEILTDPSYAGQFVLMTNPHIGNTGVNFDDEESRRCFLSGLVIRSLSISTSNWRCVKALGDYLAERNIMGIYDVDTRAITRRLRQDGSLIGVLSTDNSKTEQELLQISQSWNIVGIDLISGVSCMSPLEWIDKTEDEWEFRPNKDPAGETFHVVAYDFGIKHNILRRLASYGCKITVVPSTWPASETLKIKPDGVILSNGPGDPSAIPYAVETVKNILGKVPVFGICMGHQLLGQALGGKTFKMKFGHHGGNHPVRNLRTGRVEISAQNHNYAVDPATLPKGVEVTHINLNDGSCAGLAFPSQRVMSLQYHPEASPGPHDSDYGFREFVQLMMQDRKKANKSLKLVAAQASDA; encoded by the exons ATGGCCACCAAAGCCTTCTCCGTATCCTTCGCTGACGTCACCAACAGCGTCAGCTTCCCCTTCGCTTCTAAACCCCCAACCGCATCTCCGAGACACTGCGTTTTCTCACTCACTTGCTCTGCCG GTAAGGGTGAGAGGCCTTGGAAAACTTCGGATGCAAGGCTTGTGCTTCAAGATGGTTCAATCTGGAATGCCAAATCATTTGGCGCTTCTGGAACCCAAGTTGGTGAAGTTGTTTTCAATACATCATTGACTGG GTATCAAGAAATTTTGACGGATCCTAGCTATGCTGGCCAGTTTGTGCTCATGACAAATCCGCATATTGGGAATACCGGTGTAAATTTTG ATGATGAGGAATCAAGACGGTGCTTCCTTTCTGGTCTAGTTATTCGGAGTTTGAGTATCAGTACATCAAATTGGAGATGTGTTAAAGCACTCGGTGATTACTTAGCGGAAAGGAACATCATGGGAATCT ATGATGTTGACACGCGTGCAATTACACGAAGATTGAGACAAGATGGCAGTCTTATTGGTGTCTTGAGCACTGATAATTCTAAAACAGAACAGGAACTACTGCAGATATCTCAGTCGTGGAACATTGTTG GTATTGATCTAATAAGCGGCGTCTCATGCATGTCTCCACTTGAATGGATTGATAAAACAGAAGATGAATGGGAATTCCGTCCAAATAAAGATCCAGCTGGAGAAACTTTCCAT GTAGTTGCTTATGATTTTGGGATTAAGCATAATATACTTAGGCGCTTAGCATCATACGGATGTAAAATTACAGTTGTGCCGTCTACATGGCCAGCATCAGAAACTTTGAAGATAAAGCCAGATGGGGTCATTTTAAGCAATGGCCCTGGAGATCCATCTGCCATTCCTTATGCTGTTGAAACTGTAAAGAATATTCTCGGAAAGGTGCCTGTTTTTGGAATTTGCATGGGCCATCAATTGTTAGGCCAGGCTTTAGGTGGCAAGACCTTCAAGATGAAATTTGGTCACCATGGAGGAAACCATCCTGTTCGCAACCTTAGAACTGGCCGTGTCGAAATTAGTGCTCAG AACCACAACTATGCGGTGGACCCTGCCACATTGCCAAAGGGGGTGGAGGTTACACATATCAATCTTAATGATGGAAGTTGTGCTGGTCTAGCCTTTCCTTCTCAAAGAGTTATGTCCCTTCAATACCACCCTGAAGCATCCCCTGGACCTCATGATTCTGACTATG GTTTTAGAGAGTTTGTGCAGTTAATGATGCAGGATAGAAAGAAAGCTAATAAAAGCCTTAAACTGGTAGCAGCGCAAGCTTCCGATGCATAG
- the LOC107621009 gene encoding uncharacterized protein LOC107621009 produces the protein MGDFNEIVQVEERRGADTLPLTAEDFKNWVHDMGVVDLLITNRKFTWFKGRSCSRIDRVLVSLEWLENFSETRMRGGPRGLSDHCPIIVEERRRSDGPRPFRSLDSWFTHEDFLRLVKEEWRGLGEAPFTDKLKALTVPLGRWHKNNFGNMDKTIMKFEKEIKKIDEMVGDGVYDGTMEARRKALVTCCEKWYVRKELHWKQMSRSRHTKDIDKNTRYFHNLASARRRNNRIDELLINGRLIRNQARIKIAVRDFYKNLYHQEESPLVGFRDGLVEMIDEDDALALEVQPNPQEIKEAV, from the coding sequence ATGGGGGACTTTAATGAGATTGTACAGGTAGAAGAAAGACGGGGCGCAGATACATTACCTTTGACAGCTGAGGACTTCAAGAATTGGGTACATGACATGGGTGTGGTAGACTTGCTGATTACTAATCGCAAGTTTACATGGTTCAAAGGTCGATCATGCAGCCGTATTGATAGGGTTCTGGTTAGTCTGGAATGGCTTGAAAATTTTTCAGAGACTCGGATGCGAGGTGGTCCTAGGGGTTTGTCTGACCATTGTCCTATCATAGTGGAAGAAAGGAGGCGAAGCGATGGGCCGAGGCCGTTCAGAAGTCTTGATTCGTGGTTTACCCATGAAGATTTTTTGAGATTGGTCAAGGAGGAATGGAGAGGCTTAGGAGAAGCACCATTCACAGATAAATTGAAGGCTTTGACAGTTCCTTTGGGAAGATGGCATAAAAATAACTTTGGGAATATGGACAAGACAATCATGAAGTTTGAGAAAGAGATCAAGAAGATTGATGAAATGGTGGGTGATGGTGTCTATGATGGAACAATGGAGGCTAGAAGAAAGGCGCTGGTGACTTGCTGTGAGAAATGGTATGTAAGAAAGGAGCTACATTGGAAGCAAATGTCGCGATCTAGACATACGAAGGACATTGATAAAAATACGAGATACTTCCATAATTTAGCTTCTGCGAGAAGGAGAAACAACAGGATTGATGAGTTGCTCATTAATGGAAGATTGATAAGGAACCAAGCTCGGATTAAGATTGCGGTTAGGGACTTCTACAAGAATTTGTATCATCAGGAAGAGTCTCCTTTGGTGGGGTTCAGGGACGGATTGGTAGAAATGATTGATGAAGATGATGCTTTGGCTCTGGAAGTACAGCCGAATCCTCAAGAGATTAAAGAAGCAGTCTGA
- the LOC107623897 gene encoding histone H3.2, with protein MARTKQTARKSTGGKAPRKQLATKAARKSAPATGGVKKPHRFRPGTVALREIRKYQKSTELLIRKLPFQRLVREIAQDFKTDLRFQSSAVAALQEAAEAYLVGLFEDTNLCAIHAKRVTIMPKDIQLARRIRGERA; from the coding sequence ATGGCACGTACCAAGCAAACAGCTCGCAAGTCCACCGGCGGCAAGGCCCCGAGGAAGCAACTGGCCACTAAGGCCGCAAGGAAATCAGCTCCGGCAACTGGCGGAGTGAAGAAGCCACACAGATTCAGGCCCGGAACTGTAGCATTGAGAGAGATCAGGAAGTATCAGAAGAGCACTGAGCTCCTCATTAGAAAGCTCCCATTCCAGCGTCTGGTTCGGGAAATCGCGCAGGATTTCAAGACCGACCTCAGGTTCCAGAGCAGTGCCGTGGCGGCTCTCCAGGAAGCCGCGGAGGCTTACCTGGTTGGGTTGTTTGAGGACACTAACCTCTGTGCCATTCACGCCAAGAGGGTCACCATTATGCCAAAGGATATTCAACTTGCAAGAAGGATTAGGGGCGAGAGGGCCTAG